In Pelobacter propionicus DSM 2379, the genomic window GGTGTTTCTGCGGTTGGTGCAATCGCAGAAAAGAGGCTTAAAAAATTGCTCGGGTTTCTGGAAACCGATCTTGGCAAATACTGGAAAATCAATCAGGATTTTCTGTCTCTCTTAACCAAAAGCGAAATTGAGTCCGTGTGCAAGAATGTAGGAATTGACGCAGTAATTAAGGACTTCGCAAAGGTAATAGGAGGAAAAAAAGAAGAGGCAATCAAGACCATCCTCAATGCCGAATTTGATTTTGAAGGCGCCGTTCCTTCGATGCTCAAGTACTAATAATTAGAAGCTGTAGCGATTCTCCCTGTGATGGCCCCGCTTTCGGGCGGGGCATTTTTAAAAAAACGACTGCACCAAATAAACACCAAATAAATATTGTAAATAACCGAATTATTTGATATTAATAAATAACCGACAAGAAGGAGGCTGTAATGTTCAGCGCAATTCACAGACTGGCAACGCAAGCGGATTTGGCTTTAAATATTTCCGCATCAGGTGACAGCCTACGGGTTGTTGTCATCCCGAAACCTAAGTCAGGTGAAACTCATTCAGCCTTGATTACTCCGCTGATTCTGGAGGCGACACCGGAGGAGTTGAACGAACAGTTCGCAGGGATTCTGGTGCAATACTCCTCAAAACGTAAATCCCTCGTTGAAACGTTGGAAGAAACAACGGCATATCTTGACGCCGCGATGAAAGAGGCGAAAGACAAGGCCACAAAAGCGGCTACCGAGAAACCGACTCCTGCACAACAGGTAAAACCCGCAATGGCAGGTAATCAACCGACTAA contains:
- a CDS encoding PRTRC system protein E gives rise to the protein MFSAIHRLATQADLALNISASGDSLRVVVIPKPKSGETHSALITPLILEATPEELNEQFAGILVQYSSKRKSLVETLEETTAYLDAAMKEAKDKATKAATEKPTPAQQVKPAMAGNQPTKASNQPDDLQLF